A window from Variovorax sp. PBL-E5 encodes these proteins:
- the atpD gene encoding F0F1 ATP synthase subunit beta, whose protein sequence is MAQANAVQGKIVQCIGAVVDVEFPRDKMPKIYDALKFEGGGLTLEVQQQLGDGVVRTIALGSSDGLRRGLIVTNTGAPITVPVGKATLGRIMDVLGRPIDERGEVGQELTASIHRKAPEYDELSPSTDLLETGIKVIDLVCPFAKGGKVGLFGGAGVGKTVNMMELINNIAKAHSGLSVFAGVGERTREGNDFYHEMADSGVVNLENLGESKVAMVYGQMNEPPGNRLRVALTGLTIAESFRDEGRDVLFFVDNIYRYTLAGTEVSALLGRMPSAVGYQPTLAEEMGRLQERITSTKVGSITSIQAVYVPADDLTDPSPATTFAHLDSTVVLSRDIASLGIYPAVDPLDSTSRQLDPNVVGEEHYNTARAVQGTLQRYKELRDIIAILGMDELAPDDKLAVARARKIQRFLSQPFHVAEVFTGSPGKYVPLAETIRGFKMIVNGEADHLPEQAFYMVGGIDEAFEKAKKVA, encoded by the coding sequence ATGGCTCAAGCAAATGCAGTTCAAGGCAAGATCGTTCAATGTATCGGCGCCGTGGTCGACGTGGAATTCCCGCGCGACAAGATGCCCAAGATCTACGACGCCCTGAAGTTCGAAGGCGGTGGCCTGACCCTGGAAGTGCAGCAGCAGCTCGGCGACGGCGTCGTGCGCACCATTGCGCTCGGCTCGTCTGACGGCCTGCGCCGCGGCCTGATCGTGACCAACACCGGCGCGCCCATCACGGTGCCGGTCGGCAAGGCCACGCTCGGCCGCATCATGGACGTGCTCGGCCGTCCGATCGACGAGCGCGGCGAAGTGGGCCAGGAGCTCACCGCCTCGATCCACCGCAAGGCACCCGAGTACGACGAACTCTCGCCGTCGACCGACCTGCTCGAAACCGGCATCAAGGTGATCGACCTGGTCTGCCCTTTCGCCAAGGGCGGCAAGGTGGGCCTCTTCGGCGGCGCCGGCGTCGGCAAGACCGTGAACATGATGGAGCTCATCAACAACATCGCCAAGGCGCACTCGGGCCTCTCGGTGTTCGCGGGCGTCGGTGAGCGCACCCGCGAAGGCAACGACTTCTATCACGAGATGGCCGACTCCGGCGTCGTGAATCTCGAGAACCTCGGCGAGTCGAAAGTGGCCATGGTCTACGGCCAGATGAACGAGCCCCCGGGCAACCGCCTGCGCGTGGCGCTGACCGGCCTGACCATCGCCGAATCGTTCCGCGACGAAGGCCGCGACGTGCTGTTCTTCGTCGACAACATCTACCGCTACACGCTGGCCGGCACCGAAGTGTCCGCACTGCTGGGCCGCATGCCTTCCGCCGTGGGCTACCAGCCGACGCTGGCCGAGGAAATGGGCCGCCTGCAGGAACGCATCACCTCGACCAAGGTCGGCTCGATCACCTCGATCCAGGCCGTCTACGTGCCGGCCGATGACTTGACCGACCCGTCGCCCGCCACCACCTTCGCCCACCTGGATTCCACCGTGGTGCTGTCGCGCGACATCGCCTCGCTGGGCATCTACCCGGCCGTGGACCCGCTGGATTCGACCTCGCGCCAGCTCGACCCCAACGTGGTCGGCGAAGAGCACTACAACACGGCCCGCGCCGTGCAGGGCACGCTGCAGCGCTACAAGGAACTGCGCGACATCATCGCGATCCTGGGCATGGACGAACTGGCGCCCGACGACAAGCTGGCCGTGGCCCGCGCGCGCAAGATCCAGCGCTTCCTGTCGCAGCCCTTCCACGTGGCCGAAGTGTTCACCGGCTCGCCCGGCAAGTACGTGCCGCTGGCCGAAACCATCCGCGGCTTCAAGATGATCGTCAACGGCGAAGCCGACCACCTGCCGGAACAGGCTTTCTACATGGTGGGTGGCATCGACGAGGCTTTCGAGAAGGCCAAGAAGGTCGCTTAA
- a CDS encoding F0F1 ATP synthase subunit epsilon → MAGTIHVDVVSAEESIFSGEAKFVALPGEAGELGIYPRHTPLITRIRPGAVRIETADGGEEFVFVAGGILEVQPHAVTVLSDTAIRGKDLDDEKANVAKAAAEEALKNAKTDIDIAMAQSELAVMAAQLAALRKYRQKK, encoded by the coding sequence ATGGCAGGCACCATTCATGTGGACGTGGTCAGCGCGGAGGAGTCGATCTTCTCCGGCGAGGCCAAGTTCGTCGCGCTGCCCGGTGAAGCCGGCGAGCTCGGCATCTATCCGCGCCACACGCCGCTGATCACGCGCATCCGCCCCGGCGCCGTGCGCATCGAAACGGCCGACGGCGGCGAGGAATTCGTCTTCGTGGCCGGCGGCATTCTCGAAGTGCAGCCGCATGCGGTCACCGTGCTGTCCGACACCGCGATCCGCGGCAAGGATCTCGACGACGAGAAGGCCAATGTCGCGAAGGCGGCGGCCGAGGAAGCGTTGAAGAACGCCAAGACGGACATCGACATCGCGATGGCGCAGTCGGAGCTGGCGGTCATGGCCGCGCAGCTTGCCGCGCTTCGCAAGTACCGGCAAAAGAAGTAG
- a CDS encoding HpcH/HpaI aldolase family protein has translation MLAANPMPSKNKFKAALAARRPQYGLVLGTGDPSVLEIIAGAGFDWLLLDGEHSAREMAALPQQLALIAASGASAALRPGSLDKAACGLCLDIGVQTLVAPLVESVSQAHGLVASTRFPPAGTRGVGTALARAAGWGRDADFLRGSAAELCIVAQIESAAGVHCAGEIARVDGIDALLIGPSDLAASLGHLGQPSHPEVEAQIAEAVAAALSGGKAAGIFVRDPDAAARYLRLGCSFFIVGVDMAVMAGAFDALRAGYAARPD, from the coding sequence ATGCTCGCCGCGAACCCCATGCCGTCGAAGAACAAATTCAAAGCGGCCCTCGCCGCCCGCCGCCCGCAATACGGCCTCGTGCTCGGTACCGGCGATCCCAGTGTGCTCGAGATCATCGCGGGCGCAGGCTTCGACTGGTTGTTGCTCGACGGCGAGCATTCGGCGCGCGAAATGGCGGCGCTGCCCCAGCAGCTTGCGCTGATCGCCGCTTCCGGAGCCAGCGCCGCGCTGCGACCGGGAAGCCTCGACAAGGCAGCGTGCGGCCTCTGTCTGGACATCGGCGTGCAGACCCTCGTGGCCCCGCTGGTTGAAAGCGTGAGCCAGGCCCATGGGCTCGTCGCCTCGACGCGCTTTCCGCCGGCGGGCACGCGCGGCGTCGGCACTGCGCTCGCACGCGCGGCCGGCTGGGGACGCGACGCGGACTTTCTGCGGGGCAGCGCGGCCGAACTCTGCATCGTGGCGCAGATCGAATCGGCCGCCGGCGTGCATTGCGCCGGCGAGATCGCGCGGGTCGACGGCATCGATGCCCTGCTGATAGGCCCTTCCGATCTCGCGGCCAGCCTCGGGCATCTCGGCCAGCCTTCCCATCCGGAGGTCGAAGCGCAGATCGCCGAGGCCGTGGCCGCAGCCCTCTCCGGCGGCAAGGCCGCCGGCATCTTCGTGCGCGACCCCGATGCCGCGGCGCGCTACCTGCGCTTGGGGTGCAGCTTCTTCATCGTCGGCGTCGATATGGCGGTCATGGCGGGTGCCTTCGACGCCCTGCGCGCCGGCTACGCCGCTCGCCCGGACTGA
- a CDS encoding LysR family transcriptional regulator: protein MKIIHSSLRASRAGSVAADAPRPFGIEIQYLLAFLAVYEARNVTTAARRIHRSQSAISHSLSKMRALMGDELFVVRGGEMQPTALGEALYPTIAQAVSLIDSLRGRQRGFDAQRDSFDLRIGMTDYEEQLLSPRLWMEIERRTPGVRLVVRSINRYAAEPMVLSGALDLAIVGNPVCRHPDLECRVLLSEPYVVACSQEVELPALTLERYLQADHLSVEVGSEQFGSVDEALRAIGCARRVRCVVPTYSRVPDLLRHSTLFATHSQGVFLRDAAAHEGLQLHAPPFELAPVQIGMVALRHAKASGAQRWACDLVHALVSRPHGAGLTRPRPRTQSGRAA, encoded by the coding sequence ATGAAGATCATTCATTCCAGCCTTCGGGCTTCACGCGCCGGCTCGGTGGCGGCCGACGCGCCGCGGCCGTTCGGCATCGAGATCCAATACCTGCTGGCCTTTCTTGCCGTCTACGAGGCGCGCAACGTCACCACGGCGGCGCGCCGCATTCACCGCAGCCAGTCGGCGATCAGCCATTCGCTGTCGAAGATGCGGGCGTTGATGGGCGACGAGTTGTTCGTCGTGCGCGGCGGCGAGATGCAGCCGACAGCGCTTGGCGAGGCGCTCTATCCGACGATCGCGCAAGCGGTTTCGCTGATCGATTCGCTGCGCGGGCGGCAACGCGGCTTCGATGCGCAGCGCGACAGCTTCGATCTGCGCATCGGCATGACCGACTACGAGGAGCAGTTGCTGTCCCCGCGACTGTGGATGGAGATCGAACGCCGTACGCCGGGCGTGCGCCTCGTGGTCCGTTCGATCAATCGCTACGCGGCCGAGCCGATGGTGCTGTCCGGCGCACTCGACCTCGCGATCGTCGGCAACCCGGTTTGCCGGCACCCGGATCTCGAATGCCGGGTGCTGCTCTCGGAGCCCTATGTCGTCGCCTGCTCTCAAGAGGTGGAACTGCCGGCACTGACGCTGGAACGCTATCTGCAGGCCGACCATCTGAGCGTCGAAGTGGGCAGCGAGCAATTCGGTTCGGTGGACGAGGCCTTGCGCGCGATCGGCTGCGCTCGGCGGGTGCGCTGTGTGGTGCCGACCTACTCGCGCGTGCCCGATCTGCTGCGCCATTCCACGCTGTTCGCCACCCACAGCCAGGGCGTGTTCCTGCGCGATGCGGCCGCTCACGAAGGGCTTCAGTTGCATGCGCCGCCCTTCGAGTTGGCGCCGGTGCAGATCGGCATGGTCGCGCTGCGGCATGCCAAAGCTTCTGGGGCGCAGCGCTGGGCCTGCGACCTGGTCCATGCGCTGGTCAGCCGGCCGCACGGCGCGGGCCTCACGCGCCCGCGCCCGCGGACTCAGTCCGGGCGAGCGGCGTAG
- a CDS encoding Bug family tripartite tricarboxylate transporter substrate binding protein — MTARRTFLLAAALAPLAPLGYAASGSDFPQKPIRLIVPFPPGGGVDQIARILGPQLSQALGQSVVIDNQGGAGGAIGAGAVKRANPDGYTLLMGTASTHGSNYVVQKDLPYDPVKDFEPISLLMEAPYVLVANKSVPYDSIAQLNTYANAHAGKVNFGSYGIGSSNHLAAELYKALSGANITHIPYRGAAQAMTALLAGEIDITFDTLPNVVPYLKARTVKALGVGARQRSPLFPDIPTVIESGVPGYVSGTWFGVWAPKGTPPGVIRKLDDAFVQSLHKPAVAKIFEDAGNHVLAAGPAALKARVRAEIEGLQRLVKERGLRFD, encoded by the coding sequence ATGACTGCACGCCGCACTTTCCTGCTTGCCGCCGCCCTGGCGCCCCTTGCACCGCTGGGCTATGCCGCCTCGGGCAGCGACTTTCCACAGAAGCCGATCCGGCTCATCGTGCCCTTTCCGCCCGGGGGGGGCGTCGACCAGATCGCGCGCATCCTCGGCCCGCAGTTGTCGCAGGCGCTGGGGCAGTCGGTCGTGATCGACAACCAGGGCGGCGCGGGCGGCGCGATCGGGGCCGGCGCGGTCAAGCGCGCGAACCCGGACGGCTACACGCTGCTGATGGGCACCGCCAGCACGCACGGCTCGAACTACGTGGTCCAGAAGGACCTGCCCTATGACCCGGTCAAGGATTTCGAGCCGATCAGCCTGCTGATGGAAGCCCCCTACGTGCTGGTGGCCAACAAGTCGGTGCCGTACGACAGCATCGCGCAGCTCAACACCTACGCCAACGCGCATGCCGGCAAGGTCAACTTCGGCAGCTACGGCATCGGCAGTTCGAACCACCTGGCCGCCGAACTCTACAAGGCGCTGTCAGGCGCGAACATCACCCACATTCCCTACCGCGGCGCGGCGCAGGCCATGACGGCGCTGCTGGCCGGCGAGATCGACATCACCTTCGACACCCTGCCCAACGTCGTGCCTTACCTGAAGGCACGGACCGTCAAGGCGCTCGGCGTCGGCGCGCGCCAGCGCAGCCCGCTCTTTCCCGACATCCCGACGGTGATCGAGTCGGGCGTGCCGGGCTATGTCTCGGGCACCTGGTTCGGCGTCTGGGCGCCCAAGGGCACGCCGCCCGGGGTGATCCGCAAACTCGACGACGCCTTCGTTCAGTCCTTGCACAAGCCCGCGGTCGCGAAGATCTTCGAGGACGCCGGCAATCACGTGCTGGCCGCCGGACCCGCTGCATTGAAGGCGCGCGTGCGCGCGGAGATCGAAGGCCTGCAGCGGCTCGTGAAAGAGCGCGGACTGCGCTTCGACTGA
- a CDS encoding TauD/TfdA dioxygenase family protein, producing MSVQAMQARDGATAATSAIRVTPTGAAVGARVEGVDLRAGVNPEQLHTIVDALGRFGMLYFPGQDLDDESLMAFSRLFGSELDIHALTQFAKPGHPEIFVLSNIVENGRPLGASDAAQYWHTDLSYSPTPSRVSLLYALKVPQDETGPLGDTEFASTAQAYADLNASTKALVAGRRAFHDAKKVKPRPGSHFTRPLSVDVDQRLQQVSHPIVRTHKDSGAQCLYVNEGFTTAIDGLPPEEGRALLHRLFDHMTQPRYIYRHKWQTHDLVMWDNCLTIHQGIPNYGPHQPRLMNRTIVKGEVPF from the coding sequence ATGAGCGTACAAGCGATGCAGGCCAGGGATGGCGCGACGGCCGCAACGAGCGCGATCAGGGTTACGCCCACCGGTGCCGCAGTCGGCGCGCGGGTGGAAGGCGTGGACCTGCGCGCCGGCGTGAACCCGGAGCAGCTCCACACGATCGTGGACGCGCTCGGCCGCTTCGGCATGCTCTACTTTCCCGGCCAGGACCTTGACGACGAATCGCTGATGGCCTTCAGCCGCCTGTTCGGCAGCGAACTCGACATCCATGCGCTGACGCAGTTCGCCAAGCCCGGCCATCCCGAGATCTTCGTGCTGAGCAACATCGTCGAAAACGGTCGCCCGCTGGGTGCCTCCGATGCGGCGCAGTACTGGCACACCGACCTGTCCTATTCGCCGACGCCCAGCCGCGTCTCGCTGCTCTATGCGCTGAAGGTGCCGCAGGACGAGACCGGCCCGCTCGGCGATACGGAATTCGCCAGCACCGCCCAGGCCTATGCAGACCTGAACGCATCGACCAAGGCGCTCGTGGCAGGACGGCGCGCCTTCCACGACGCCAAGAAGGTAAAGCCCCGGCCGGGCTCTCACTTCACGCGGCCGCTGAGCGTCGACGTCGACCAGCGGCTGCAACAGGTGAGCCATCCGATCGTCCGCACCCACAAGGACAGCGGCGCCCAATGCCTCTACGTCAACGAAGGCTTCACCACGGCGATCGATGGCCTGCCGCCCGAGGAGGGCCGCGCGCTGCTGCACCGCCTGTTTGACCACATGACGCAGCCCCGCTACATCTACCGGCACAAGTGGCAGACCCATGATCTGGTGATGTGGGACAACTGCCTGACGATCCACCAGGGCATCCCCAACTACGGGCCCCACCAGCCGCGGCTGATGAACCGCACCATCGTGAAGGGCGAAGTCCCGTTCTGA
- a CDS encoding ROK family protein, with protein MQLLETTFWSAGGSRHGMAEGLGFSKSKANALIAGLVDQGLLAEAGLQRSSGGRRPENLQLHAGLGVLLGVDIGATSLDVAVLRPDLTVLAHHGEPADVREGPGVLLARVRVLMRELLARSGFDAKQVIGIGIGVPGPVNFEIGQLVNPPLMPAWDSFSIRDYLREDYAAPVFVDNDVNLMALGELWRLKRSLSNFLVIKVGTGIGCGIVCHGEVYRGAAGSAGDVGHICVDQEGPRCHCGNLGCVEAMAAGPAITRMAMQAAQAGESAALAECLRVQGRIEATDVGQASRAGDAAANAIVQRAGSLIGQMLASIVNFFNPSHVFIGGGITRIGPLFLAAVRQSVYQRSLALSTRHLEIQYTPLGTQAGLIGAGVLAMHETLKVRGVAP; from the coding sequence ATGCAGCTGCTGGAAACGACCTTCTGGTCGGCCGGCGGTTCACGCCATGGCATGGCCGAAGGGCTGGGCTTTTCGAAGAGCAAGGCCAACGCGCTGATCGCCGGACTCGTCGATCAGGGGCTTCTGGCCGAAGCAGGCCTGCAGCGTTCGTCGGGCGGTCGTCGGCCCGAAAACCTCCAGCTTCATGCGGGACTGGGCGTGCTGCTCGGCGTCGACATCGGCGCCACCAGCCTCGACGTCGCGGTGCTGCGGCCCGACCTCACCGTGCTGGCCCATCACGGCGAACCGGCCGACGTGCGCGAAGGCCCGGGCGTGCTGCTGGCGCGCGTGCGGGTGCTGATGCGCGAGTTGCTCGCACGCAGCGGCTTCGACGCCAAGCAGGTGATCGGCATCGGCATCGGCGTGCCGGGCCCGGTCAACTTCGAGATCGGCCAGTTGGTGAATCCGCCGCTGATGCCGGCCTGGGACAGCTTCTCGATCCGCGACTACCTGCGCGAGGACTATGCGGCGCCGGTGTTCGTCGACAACGACGTGAACCTGATGGCGTTGGGCGAGCTCTGGCGGCTCAAGCGCTCACTGTCCAACTTCCTCGTCATCAAGGTCGGCACCGGCATCGGCTGCGGCATCGTGTGCCACGGCGAGGTGTACCGCGGCGCGGCCGGATCGGCCGGTGACGTGGGCCACATCTGCGTCGACCAGGAAGGCCCGCGCTGCCATTGCGGCAACCTGGGTTGCGTCGAGGCGATGGCCGCCGGCCCGGCGATCACGCGCATGGCCATGCAGGCGGCCCAAGCCGGCGAGAGCGCCGCGCTGGCCGAATGCCTGCGCGTCCAGGGCCGCATCGAGGCCACCGATGTCGGGCAAGCCAGCCGTGCCGGCGATGCGGCGGCCAATGCCATCGTGCAGCGCGCCGGCAGCCTGATCGGCCAGATGCTGGCGTCGATCGTCAACTTCTTCAATCCCTCGCATGTGTTCATCGGCGGCGGCATCACGCGCATCGGGCCGCTGTTCCTCGCGGCGGTGCGCCAGAGCGTCTACCAGCGCTCGCTCGCGCTGTCGACGCGGCACCTGGAGATCCAGTACACGCCGCTCGGCACGCAGGCCGGACTGATCGGCGCCGGCGTGCTGGCGATGCACGAGACGCTCAAGGTGCGCGGGGTCGCGCCATGA
- a CDS encoding sugar ABC transporter ATP-binding protein codes for MTVSAVAAAPAAKAAVAVEFDGVLKAFGPVQVLHGVSFALAPGRVYGLLGENGAGKSTLMKILAGYEAPSGGSVRVNGQARQFAGSRDAEALGIVLIHQEFNLADDLSVAQNIFLGHERKRGWLLDDATMDREAAAALAQVGLHIDPATKVRRLIVAEKQLVEIAKAISRHARLLIMDEPTATLTRSETERLFKLIAQLRADGVTIVYISHKLDEVERVTDEVIVMRDGRFVARAPTTELTRHQMANLMVGRELADLYPPRDPVVASAAPALQVRGFSVPGWAEDVSFEVRPGEILGFAGLVGAGRTELFEGLLGLRPASGQVEILGRSLSTGKGWRKPRDAARDGLTYLSEDRKGKGLHVHFGLRQNLTLMALERYATPWLHPEAERGALAEAVKDYGIRTGDLDARASSLSGGNQQKLALAKVLQPKPKVVVLDEPTRGVDVGAKRDIYFLVQRLAREGLAVIVVSSELVELIGLCHRVAVMRAGRLVATLDAAQLTEEQLIAHATGTAPAHA; via the coding sequence ATGACCGTGAGCGCCGTCGCTGCCGCGCCGGCCGCGAAGGCCGCGGTCGCCGTCGAGTTCGACGGCGTGCTCAAGGCCTTCGGCCCGGTGCAGGTGCTGCATGGCGTGAGCTTCGCGCTCGCGCCCGGCCGCGTCTACGGCCTGCTCGGCGAGAACGGCGCCGGCAAGTCGACGCTGATGAAGATCCTCGCCGGCTACGAGGCGCCGAGCGGCGGCAGCGTGCGCGTCAACGGGCAGGCGCGGCAGTTCGCCGGCTCGCGCGATGCCGAGGCGCTGGGCATCGTGCTGATCCACCAGGAATTCAATCTGGCCGACGACCTGAGCGTGGCCCAGAACATCTTCCTCGGCCACGAAAGAAAGCGCGGCTGGCTGCTCGACGACGCGACCATGGACCGCGAGGCGGCCGCGGCGCTGGCGCAGGTCGGCCTGCACATCGACCCGGCCACCAAGGTGCGCCGCCTGATCGTCGCCGAGAAGCAGCTGGTCGAGATCGCCAAGGCGATCTCGCGGCACGCGCGCCTGCTGATCATGGACGAGCCCACCGCCACGCTCACCCGCAGCGAGACCGAGCGCCTCTTCAAGCTGATCGCGCAGCTGCGCGCCGATGGCGTGACCATCGTCTACATCTCGCACAAGCTCGACGAGGTAGAGCGCGTGACCGACGAGGTGATCGTGATGCGCGACGGACGCTTCGTGGCGCGCGCGCCGACCACCGAACTCACCCGCCACCAGATGGCGAACCTGATGGTCGGCCGCGAACTGGCCGACCTGTATCCGCCGCGCGATCCGGTCGTGGCGTCCGCTGCACCGGCGCTGCAGGTGCGCGGCTTCAGCGTGCCGGGCTGGGCCGAGGACGTGAGCTTCGAGGTGCGGCCCGGCGAGATCCTCGGCTTCGCCGGCCTGGTCGGCGCTGGCCGCACCGAGCTCTTCGAAGGCCTGCTCGGCCTGCGGCCCGCGAGCGGCCAGGTCGAGATCCTGGGCCGGTCCCTTTCCACCGGCAAAGGCTGGCGCAAGCCGCGCGATGCGGCACGGGACGGCCTCACCTACCTCAGCGAGGACCGCAAGGGCAAGGGCCTGCACGTGCACTTCGGCCTGCGCCAGAACCTCACGCTGATGGCGCTCGAACGCTATGCGACGCCATGGCTGCACCCCGAGGCCGAGCGCGGCGCGCTGGCCGAGGCGGTGAAGGATTACGGGATCCGCACCGGCGACCTCGACGCGCGCGCCTCGTCGCTGTCGGGCGGCAACCAGCAGAAGCTCGCGCTCGCCAAGGTGCTGCAGCCGAAGCCGAAGGTGGTGGTGCTCGACGAGCCCACGCGCGGCGTCGACGTCGGCGCCAAGCGCGACATCTATTTCCTGGTCCAGCGGCTCGCACGCGAAGGGCTGGCCGTGATCGTCGTCTCGTCGGAGCTGGTGGAACTGATCGGGCTGTGCCACCGCGTCGCGGTGATGCGCGCCGGCCGGCTGGTCGCCACGCTCGACGCCGCGCAGCTGACCGAAGAGCAGCTCATCGCCCACGCCACCGGAACCGCCCCCGCCCATGCCTGA
- a CDS encoding ABC transporter permease gives MPETTPESSTAAAHRAPDKARWLHRLYGLGPVIGLVLLCIAGTLLNSDFATFDNAMNVLTRTAFIGIIAVGMCFVIISGGIDLSVGSMAALIAGCVIMFINEMGPLLGSPLAAVVLGAVLAVVLGAVFGLAHGLLITKGRIEPFIVTLGTLGIFRAYLTYFANGGALTLDNDLSDLYAPVYYASLLGIPVPVWVFFIVALIGGLILNRTAYGRYVQAIGSNEQVARYAAVDVDGVKILTYVLLGVCVGIATLLYVPRLGSASPTTGLLWELEAIAAVIVGGTALKGGAGSITGTVVGAILLSVISNILNLTSIISVYLNAAVQGFVIIIVAFLQRGKR, from the coding sequence ATGCCTGAGACCACGCCCGAAAGCTCCACCGCCGCCGCGCACCGCGCGCCGGACAAGGCCCGCTGGCTGCACCGCCTGTATGGCCTCGGCCCGGTCATCGGCCTGGTGTTGCTGTGCATCGCCGGCACGCTGCTCAACAGCGACTTCGCGACCTTCGACAACGCAATGAACGTGCTCACGCGCACCGCCTTCATCGGCATCATCGCGGTCGGCATGTGCTTCGTGATCATCTCGGGCGGCATCGACCTGTCGGTGGGCTCGATGGCGGCGCTGATCGCCGGCTGCGTGATCATGTTCATCAACGAGATGGGGCCGCTGCTCGGCTCGCCGCTGGCGGCGGTGGTGCTCGGCGCCGTGCTGGCCGTGGTGCTGGGCGCGGTGTTCGGGCTCGCGCACGGGCTGCTGATTACCAAGGGCCGCATCGAGCCCTTCATCGTGACGCTCGGCACGCTCGGCATCTTCCGCGCCTACCTCACCTACTTCGCCAACGGCGGCGCGCTCACGCTCGACAACGACCTGTCGGACCTCTATGCGCCGGTCTACTACGCGAGCCTGCTCGGCATCCCGGTGCCGGTGTGGGTGTTCTTCATCGTCGCGTTGATCGGCGGGCTGATCCTCAACCGCACCGCGTACGGCCGCTACGTGCAGGCCATCGGCTCCAACGAGCAGGTGGCGCGCTATGCGGCGGTCGATGTGGACGGCGTGAAGATCCTCACCTACGTGCTGCTCGGCGTCTGCGTCGGCATTGCGACGCTGCTCTACGTGCCGCGGCTCGGCTCGGCCTCGCCGACCACCGGCTTGTTGTGGGAGCTGGAGGCGATCGCCGCGGTGATCGTCGGCGGTACCGCGCTCAAGGGCGGCGCGGGCAGCATCACGGGCACCGTGGTCGGCGCGATTCTTCTCTCGGTCATCAGCAACATCCTGAATCTCACCAGCATCATCAGCGTGTACCTCAACGCCGCGGTGCAGGGCTTCGTGATCATCATCGTCGCCTTCCTTCAAAGGGGAAAGCGATGA
- a CDS encoding substrate-binding domain-containing protein, with protein sequence MTSITRRLALTAVAAAAFAALPALADEKVNLGVSIPAATHSFMGGINYWANQAKKDLEKAHKDLKITIKTAANAPEQANQLQDLSTVTKINALVVFPFESAALTKPVAQVKAKGAYVTVVDRGLTDTSAQDAYVAGDNTAFGKIPAEYIAKKLNGKGNVVALRGIATTLDNERMDAFNSVLKNYPDIKLLDAKYANWNRDDAFKVTQDYLTRFKDIDAIWAADDDMTVGVLKAIEQAKRNDIKIVFGGAGAKDMVKTIMDGKNKMIDADVSYSPKFIYDAIKLTAEARLKGEKLPATTIIPSVLITKDNAKEFYHPNSPF encoded by the coding sequence ATGACATCCATCACACGACGCCTTGCACTCACCGCCGTCGCCGCGGCCGCCTTCGCCGCGCTGCCCGCGCTGGCCGACGAGAAGGTCAATCTCGGCGTCTCGATCCCGGCCGCCACGCACAGCTTCATGGGCGGCATCAACTACTGGGCCAACCAGGCGAAGAAGGATCTCGAGAAGGCGCACAAGGACCTGAAGATCACCATCAAGACCGCGGCCAACGCGCCCGAGCAGGCAAACCAGCTGCAGGATCTGTCGACCGTCACCAAGATCAACGCGCTGGTCGTGTTCCCCTTCGAGTCGGCCGCGCTGACCAAGCCGGTGGCGCAGGTCAAGGCCAAGGGTGCCTACGTGACGGTGGTCGACCGCGGCCTCACCGACACCAGCGCGCAGGACGCCTACGTGGCCGGCGACAACACGGCCTTCGGCAAGATCCCGGCCGAGTACATCGCCAAGAAGCTCAACGGCAAGGGCAACGTGGTGGCGCTGCGCGGCATCGCGACCACGCTGGACAACGAACGCATGGATGCCTTCAACTCGGTGCTCAAGAACTATCCCGACATCAAGCTGCTCGACGCCAAGTACGCCAACTGGAATCGCGACGACGCCTTCAAGGTCACGCAGGACTACCTCACGCGCTTCAAGGACATCGACGCCATCTGGGCCGCCGACGACGACATGACGGTGGGCGTGCTCAAGGCGATCGAGCAGGCCAAGCGCAACGACATCAAGATCGTGTTCGGCGGTGCCGGCGCCAAGGACATGGTCAAAACCATCATGGACGGCAAGAACAAGATGATCGACGCCGACGTGAGCTACTCGCCCAAGTTCATCTACGACGCGATCAAGCTCACGGCCGAGGCGCGGCTCAAGGGCGAGAAGTTGCCGGCGACCACGATCATTCCCTCGGTGCTCATCACCAAGGACAACGCCAAGGAGTTCTACCACCCCAACTCGCCGTTCTAA